The Argonema galeatum A003/A1 genome segment GCAAAAACTTTACCAGCTTAGCCCGATCCAGACCCGACCCAGCCTGTAGCTGATAGCCTGGTAGCAACAGCATTTATAGCTCAGTCTGTAGGATGGGCAATGCCGACCCTACATCTTGTGTAGCAGCGGAACCGACTTCCTCAATTGGTGCTGGTGCTGCCATGTCGGAGGGCAAAAATATGCGAGCGCTGACAGCTACTAAAGCCACTAAAAACACCAGCAAAATTAAAAACGGAGTTACATATTCACGGAAGAAAGCCATATTTATCGCGGTAGGAGCTTATGGTAAAGAGACTTTTGTGAAAAATCAGCTAAAGATTTGTTAATTTTTCCCTTCTCGATCATATAACTCATCTGAGTTCTTATCTTCATCATCCAGTCCCGGTCTTGGCATATATGCAGACTGAGAGTTCCAAGGCGCAAACACTGGTAGCAAGAGTAATCCCGGTAAAGCAGCCGCAATAGTGATCAGGAAAAACACAGACCAACCAGTGGATTGTGCGATCGCGCCAGCTGGTGCTACAAAGATATCGCGACTGACAGCCATAAAGCTAGAGAGCAAAGCATACTGGGTTGCAGAAAAGCGCTGGTTGCACAGACTCGTCAAAAAGCCCAGAAAAGCCGCTGTTCCTAACCCCCCACAGAAATTCTCTATATTAATAGTCAGTACCAACAACTGATAATTTTGGCCTGCCTGCGATATAGCAAAATAACCTAAGTTACTTAATGCTTGCAGACCACCAAATACCCAAAGCGATCGATTAATCCCGATTTTGCTAAGAATTGCCCCACCTGCTAGAGTTCCCACAATCGTTGCAAGTAGACCCATGCCGCCCTGAATTGCGCCGATGTCGGTTTTGGTGAAGCCGACATCAAGCAAAAACAATCTGGACATATTGCTAAGTAGGGAGTCGCCAAATTTGTAGAAAACGACGAACAGCAGAATTAAGACAGCCTGAAACCAACCATTACGTTGAAAAAATTCCAAAAATGGTAATATGACTGCTGCTTCTAATGATTGGGGTTTATTGTTGTCTGAGACTGGTTCTGGTGCGAAAATCGAGGCAGCTAAACCGATCGCCATAAAAGCCGCCATGATTAAATATACTGTAGGCCAAGGCAGACGATCGGCAAGGATAAATGCCAGGGAACCTGTGACGAGCAGAGCAATACGATAACCTAAAACGTAAACTCCTACACCAGCTCCCAATTCCAGTTTGTGTAAAACGTCAGTGCGATAAGCGTCAATGGCGATGTCTTGGGTTGAACTGAAGAAGGCAATC includes the following:
- a CDS encoding AmpG family muropeptide MFS transporter — its product is MAALLLLGFSSGLPLFLTGTTLQPWMKEQGVDLSTIGYFSLVGLPYSLKFLWAPFLDRFVPPFLGRRRGWMFLTQLVLVLAIAALSLQNPAQALQFVALNALLIAFFSSTQDIAIDAYRTDVLHKLELGAGVGVYVLGYRIALLVTGSLAFILADRLPWPTVYLIMAAFMAIGLAASIFAPEPVSDNNKPQSLEAAVILPFLEFFQRNGWFQAVLILLFVVFYKFGDSLLSNMSRLFLLDVGFTKTDIGAIQGGMGLLATIVGTLAGGAILSKIGINRSLWVFGGLQALSNLGYFAISQAGQNYQLLVLTINIENFCGGLGTAAFLGFLTSLCNQRFSATQYALLSSFMAVSRDIFVAPAGAIAQSTGWSVFFLITIAAALPGLLLLPVFAPWNSQSAYMPRPGLDDEDKNSDELYDREGKN